Proteins encoded by one window of Arachis hypogaea cultivar Tifrunner chromosome 1, arahy.Tifrunner.gnm2.J5K5, whole genome shotgun sequence:
- the LOC112798246 gene encoding uncharacterized protein isoform X3, whose protein sequence is MGSVATPLLTIQFPAAITETIRNSKLGASFNKICRSTGKGILSFSFAGGNRIVGVNFAIKAGKGVSNLKTGEQEGTWEEPDIDSDSESDGEDEEAEDENLGFESDWEEEETKTSATTVANIKSTDTNEEHVKREIEQLLDPEERAILQQNVTPNLEKISTEKWIPLHTLALSMQMSCMDKLLEDGFDIDFINKASLTALHKAIIGKKEAVISHLLRKGASPHVKDKVGATPLHYAVQVGAKQTVKLLIKYNVDVNVADNEGWTPLHVAIQSRNRDIAKILLVNGADKTRKTKG, encoded by the exons ATGGGCTCTGTGGCTACACCACTTCTGACTATTCAATTTCCTGCTGCTATTACGGAAACCATCAGGAACTCCAAATTGGGTGCAAGTTTCAATAAAATCTGTAGAAGTACAGGAAAAGGAATACTCAGTTTCTCTTTTGCTGGTGGCAACCGCATAGTTGGGGTTAACTTTGCAATCAAAGCAGGCAAAGGAGTATCAAATTTGAAAACTGGGGAACAAGAAGGAACTTGGGAGGAACCAGATATTGACAGTGACAGTGAATCTGATGGTGAAGATGAGGAAGCTGAGGATGAGAACCTTGGATTTGAAAGCGATTGGGAGGAGGAAGAAACAAAGACTTCAGCTACTACTGTTGCAAATATAAAATCAACTGACACAAACGAGGAACATGTTAAGAGAG AGATTGAACAGCTTTTGGACCCAGAAGAAAGAGCAATATTGCAACAGAATGTGACTCCTAACTTGGAAAAAATATCAACT GAAAAATGGATCCCTTTGCACACCCTTGCTCTGTCAATGCAGATGAGTTGCATGGATAAGCTTCTTGAAGATGGTTTTGATATTGATTTCATTAATAAGGCAA GTCTCACTGCACTTCATAAGGCAATTATAGGCAAAAAAGAAGCTGTGATAAGCCATCTTTTAAGGAAAGGTGCAAGTCCTCATGTGAAGGACAAG GTTGGAGCTACTCCACTTCATTATGCAGTTCAAGTTGGTGCCAAGCAAACTGTGAAATTATTAATCAAGTATAACGTCGATGTCAATGTTGCAGATAAT GAAGGTTGGACTCCATTGCACGTTGCCATTCAAAGTAGAAACAGAGATATAGCAAAAATTTTGTTAGTCAATGGTGCAGATAAAACAAGGAAGACTAAG ggataa
- the LOC112798246 gene encoding uncharacterized protein isoform X4, producing the protein MGSVATPLLTIQFPAAITETIRNSKLGASFNKICRSTGKGILSFSFAGGNRIVGVNFAIKAGKGVSNLKTGEQEGTWEEPDIDSDSESDGEDEEAEDENLGFESDWEEEETKTSATTVANIKSTDTNEEHVKREIEQLLDPEERAILQQNVTPNLEKISTEKWIPLHTLALSMQMSCMDKLLEDGFDIDFINKEGLTALHKAIIGKKEAVISHLLRKGASPHVKDKVGATPLHYAVQVGAKQTVKLLIKYNVDVNVADNEGWTPLHVAIQSRNRDIAKILLVNGADKTRKTKG; encoded by the exons ATGGGCTCTGTGGCTACACCACTTCTGACTATTCAATTTCCTGCTGCTATTACGGAAACCATCAGGAACTCCAAATTGGGTGCAAGTTTCAATAAAATCTGTAGAAGTACAGGAAAAGGAATACTCAGTTTCTCTTTTGCTGGTGGCAACCGCATAGTTGGGGTTAACTTTGCAATCAAAGCAGGCAAAGGAGTATCAAATTTGAAAACTGGGGAACAAGAAGGAACTTGGGAGGAACCAGATATTGACAGTGACAGTGAATCTGATGGTGAAGATGAGGAAGCTGAGGATGAGAACCTTGGATTTGAAAGCGATTGGGAGGAGGAAGAAACAAAGACTTCAGCTACTACTGTTGCAAATATAAAATCAACTGACACAAACGAGGAACATGTTAAGAGAG AGATTGAACAGCTTTTGGACCCAGAAGAAAGAGCAATATTGCAACAGAATGTGACTCCTAACTTGGAAAAAATATCAACT GAAAAATGGATCCCTTTGCACACCCTTGCTCTGTCAATGCAGATGAGTTGCATGGATAAGCTTCTTGAAGATGGTTTTGATATTGATTTCATTAATAAG GAAGGTCTCACTGCACTTCATAAGGCAATTATAGGCAAAAAAGAAGCTGTGATAAGCCATCTTTTAAGGAAAGGTGCAAGTCCTCATGTGAAGGACAAG GTTGGAGCTACTCCACTTCATTATGCAGTTCAAGTTGGTGCCAAGCAAACTGTGAAATTATTAATCAAGTATAACGTCGATGTCAATGTTGCAGATAAT GAAGGTTGGACTCCATTGCACGTTGCCATTCAAAGTAGAAACAGAGATATAGCAAAAATTTTGTTAGTCAATGGTGCAGATAAAACAAGGAAGACTAAG ggataa
- the LOC112798246 gene encoding ankyrin repeat domain-containing protein EMB506, chloroplastic isoform X1 has translation MGSVATPLLTIQFPAAITETIRNSKLGASFNKICRSTGKGILSFSFAGGNRIVGVNFAIKAGKGVSNLKTGEQEGTWEEPDIDSDSESDGEDEEAEDENLGFESDWEEEETKTSATTVANIKSTDTNEEHVKREIEQLLDPEERAILQQNVTPNLEKISTEKWIPLHTLALSMQMSCMDKLLEDGFDIDFINKASLTALHKAIIGKKEAVISHLLRKGASPHVKDKVGATPLHYAVQVGAKQTVKLLIKYNVDVNVADNEGWTPLHVAIQSRNRDIAKILLVNGADKTRKTKNGKTALDLCLCYGKDFKSYELAQVVKVVPADSAL, from the exons ATGGGCTCTGTGGCTACACCACTTCTGACTATTCAATTTCCTGCTGCTATTACGGAAACCATCAGGAACTCCAAATTGGGTGCAAGTTTCAATAAAATCTGTAGAAGTACAGGAAAAGGAATACTCAGTTTCTCTTTTGCTGGTGGCAACCGCATAGTTGGGGTTAACTTTGCAATCAAAGCAGGCAAAGGAGTATCAAATTTGAAAACTGGGGAACAAGAAGGAACTTGGGAGGAACCAGATATTGACAGTGACAGTGAATCTGATGGTGAAGATGAGGAAGCTGAGGATGAGAACCTTGGATTTGAAAGCGATTGGGAGGAGGAAGAAACAAAGACTTCAGCTACTACTGTTGCAAATATAAAATCAACTGACACAAACGAGGAACATGTTAAGAGAG AGATTGAACAGCTTTTGGACCCAGAAGAAAGAGCAATATTGCAACAGAATGTGACTCCTAACTTGGAAAAAATATCAACT GAAAAATGGATCCCTTTGCACACCCTTGCTCTGTCAATGCAGATGAGTTGCATGGATAAGCTTCTTGAAGATGGTTTTGATATTGATTTCATTAATAAGGCAA GTCTCACTGCACTTCATAAGGCAATTATAGGCAAAAAAGAAGCTGTGATAAGCCATCTTTTAAGGAAAGGTGCAAGTCCTCATGTGAAGGACAAG GTTGGAGCTACTCCACTTCATTATGCAGTTCAAGTTGGTGCCAAGCAAACTGTGAAATTATTAATCAAGTATAACGTCGATGTCAATGTTGCAGATAAT GAAGGTTGGACTCCATTGCACGTTGCCATTCAAAGTAGAAACAGAGATATAGCAAAAATTTTGTTAGTCAATGGTGCAGATAAAACAAGGAAGACTAAG AATGGAAAGACAGCACTGGATCTATGCTTATGTTATGGAAAAGATTTCAAATCTTATGAGCTTGCTCAAGTAGTGAAGGTAGTTCCAGCTGACAGTGCTCTATGA
- the LOC112798246 gene encoding ankyrin repeat domain-containing protein EMB506, chloroplastic isoform X2 has product MGSVATPLLTIQFPAAITETIRNSKLGASFNKICRSTGKGILSFSFAGGNRIVGVNFAIKAGKGVSNLKTGEQEGTWEEPDIDSDSESDGEDEEAEDENLGFESDWEEEETKTSATTVANIKSTDTNEEHVKREIEQLLDPEERAILQQNVTPNLEKISTEKWIPLHTLALSMQMSCMDKLLEDGFDIDFINKEGLTALHKAIIGKKEAVISHLLRKGASPHVKDKVGATPLHYAVQVGAKQTVKLLIKYNVDVNVADNEGWTPLHVAIQSRNRDIAKILLVNGADKTRKTKNGKTALDLCLCYGKDFKSYELAQVVKVVPADSAL; this is encoded by the exons ATGGGCTCTGTGGCTACACCACTTCTGACTATTCAATTTCCTGCTGCTATTACGGAAACCATCAGGAACTCCAAATTGGGTGCAAGTTTCAATAAAATCTGTAGAAGTACAGGAAAAGGAATACTCAGTTTCTCTTTTGCTGGTGGCAACCGCATAGTTGGGGTTAACTTTGCAATCAAAGCAGGCAAAGGAGTATCAAATTTGAAAACTGGGGAACAAGAAGGAACTTGGGAGGAACCAGATATTGACAGTGACAGTGAATCTGATGGTGAAGATGAGGAAGCTGAGGATGAGAACCTTGGATTTGAAAGCGATTGGGAGGAGGAAGAAACAAAGACTTCAGCTACTACTGTTGCAAATATAAAATCAACTGACACAAACGAGGAACATGTTAAGAGAG AGATTGAACAGCTTTTGGACCCAGAAGAAAGAGCAATATTGCAACAGAATGTGACTCCTAACTTGGAAAAAATATCAACT GAAAAATGGATCCCTTTGCACACCCTTGCTCTGTCAATGCAGATGAGTTGCATGGATAAGCTTCTTGAAGATGGTTTTGATATTGATTTCATTAATAAG GAAGGTCTCACTGCACTTCATAAGGCAATTATAGGCAAAAAAGAAGCTGTGATAAGCCATCTTTTAAGGAAAGGTGCAAGTCCTCATGTGAAGGACAAG GTTGGAGCTACTCCACTTCATTATGCAGTTCAAGTTGGTGCCAAGCAAACTGTGAAATTATTAATCAAGTATAACGTCGATGTCAATGTTGCAGATAAT GAAGGTTGGACTCCATTGCACGTTGCCATTCAAAGTAGAAACAGAGATATAGCAAAAATTTTGTTAGTCAATGGTGCAGATAAAACAAGGAAGACTAAG AATGGAAAGACAGCACTGGATCTATGCTTATGTTATGGAAAAGATTTCAAATCTTATGAGCTTGCTCAAGTAGTGAAGGTAGTTCCAGCTGACAGTGCTCTATGA